CATCTACCAGCCCGATGTGGGCACGTTCCAGTAGCGCGCGCACACGGCGCGCCAACTTGCGGTCGTTGGTGACGATGCCGATATCACGCAGACCCTGTGTGAGCCAGCGTCGTACCTGAAGATCGATGGCGCGTGCCTCGGATTCGGCGTCCGCCGCCTCATGCAGAATCAGACGTGCTTGCGCGGGACTGGTCGGCGAAGCCGCCGCCTGCTGCTGGGCGCGCTGCCGCAAGTTGCCATCCTCTGAGGCAAAAACACGATCGAGAAAATCTGCATACGCGTCGCGTGCGGGGATGGCCTGTAATTTTTCCTGCAATGCGCTCAGAAGATACGTCGTCGGATTTTCCGGATCCTTGTTGCCGGGACCATGAATCAACAATGTCAGGCTCTGACGGGCAAGCAGTGTTTTGATCCAGTTTATTTCCGCGCGCGAGAAATCCACGAAACCGGCCAGATAGACCCGGGTATCACCCGTTAGTTGACCGGCGCTTCGTTCCAGACCGTCCGTGAATTGCAGCGTTTGGTCCTGAAGATCATTTCTCTTGAGACGCTCGCGCCATGCGCCCCACAACACGTGCACCAGCTGTGCCTCGTCGCTGAACGGTGAAACATCGCCCGTCCCGGCATTGTGGCCCGGTGCAATTTGCCGAATCAGATCGGCGGGGTTTTCTGGCAGTTGGCATTCCTGAAGCGCCAGATCGTCGAATAATGCCAACAGGCTGTCAGCCAGCGGCCAGTCGCCGTAGGCCCGGCGCCAATGGGGATAATCGTGCAGCACATCGAGCAGCAGGATTTCACGCGCCGTTGTGCTCAGCCGACGCATGTTGCTGTCGGCAAAGCGTGTTGCCCAGGATGCCAGCGTGCCGGTGAAGGGCGGGAGCAGGGCGGTGAAATTTTTCAGCGCCGCCTGTTCCCGGAGTATCCGGCGAAAACGCGGCACGGCGCTGCTATGGGGGAGCAATACAGCTTGTTGGCTTAAGTCCGGAAGACGGTCTTTATGCCGTTCCAGCAACAGCATGGCGAGATGACATAGCGGATCGTCTCCGTAGGGGACCAGTATGACCGGTGCGTCAGCGCTCAAGGTACTTGAGTTTGTTGGGCTTATCTTCCCACTCGGCCGCGTCCGGCGGTCCGGGTTTTTTCTCGGTCAACACTGGCCATTTTTTAGTCAGTTCGGCGTTGATGGCAGTGAATTGCTTCTGGTCTTCCGGCAAGTCATCTTCCGCAAAAATGGCGTTTACCGGGCATTCGGGTACACACAGGGTGCAATCGATGCATTCTTCGGGGTCAATGACCAGGAAGTTAGGGCCTTCATGGAAACAATCCACGGGGCAGACTTCCACGCAATCCGTGTATTTACAGCGGATGCAGCTTTCCGTGACCACGTACGTCATTGATGCTCTCCAGAAATTTTAAAGCGGGCCGAATAATACACGCGTGCGCCAATGCGTGGAATAACTGAAGACCCTGTTTATATTCGCTATAAATCGGCGATAAACATGGGATTTTTCCATTATGCAGCAAGATGTCCCGGCACTACACGCACGGCATGTGCTATATAATCACTTGATAGTATTCGGAAATACTTTGAGACCACAGACAGGAAGTCACGGTGACCGGACTGGCTCTCACATTACCTACTAAGCGTGTCTCGGCCTGGATGGCGGAGACCGATCCCAAGTACGCGCAAGCGTGGATCGCTTCCTTGCCGCTCGCCGACAGCGCGGAGACAGCACGGGAAGTTTACCAGGCGCTTTATACCCTCAATCGTCAGGATCTGGACGCCGCGCGTCGCTTCGAGCTGATGGAGCTTTACAACGCTCCCGTAGCCACTGTCACCTCCACATTGGAGTCGTATTTTACCCGTGCCGCACTGCCGCTGACGCCGAAGAAACGCCAGCTGGCGGAGTTTATCCGCCAGTTGCACATGGAAATGGCCTACGGCTACAAGGGCTGCCTTCAGGATCTGGAAAAGCAGCGGTTGCGCTGGGGCAAGAAATCCTTGCGTGCGCAGGCGCTGGTGCGCTCCCTGCATTACCTCGGCGAGATGTTGCTGCATTCCTATCAGGTGTACATGCCGTATCCGCCGGAGGTGTGGCGCGAGATACATGCCATCTATCAGTATGCCGCCGAACACGATTTGACGCAGGAGGTGCTCGACTCGCCCGCGCCCACGACTGCCAAGACCACGATCAGCCACGAATACATTCACATCCTGCTCCTGGGTTTGAGCAATCCTTATCAGTTGCCGCAGGGTGAATGCCGGCAGGTGC
This sequence is a window from Sulfuricaulis sp.. Protein-coding genes within it:
- the fdxA gene encoding ferredoxin FdxA, whose amino-acid sequence is MTYVVTESCIRCKYTDCVEVCPVDCFHEGPNFLVIDPEECIDCTLCVPECPVNAIFAEDDLPEDQKQFTAINAELTKKWPVLTEKKPGPPDAAEWEDKPNKLKYLER